In Anaerobaca lacustris, the genomic stretch CGAGAAGGACTTCATTCTCCCCGAAGGCCCAATGTCCCGCGCTCTGGCCTTCGCACCCGATCCGGCCGAGGAGGCCACCGATGTCCCGCGCGACACGGTCCTGCGCTGGATGCCGGGCGAATTCGCCGTCGCCCACGACGTGTATCTCGGCACGAACCGGGACGATGTCAACGACGCCCAGAGAAGCGATCCGAGGGGCGTGCTCGTGAGCCAGGGCCAGGCCGGCGCCCTGTACGAGCCGGCCGATGCGTTCGAGTTCGGGCAGACCTATTACTGGCGGATCGACGAGGTCAACGCCGCTCCCGACAACACGATCCACAAAGGCCTTCTCTGGAGCTTCACGGCCGAGCCGCTGGCCTATCCGATTCCCGGCGTGGTCGCCACGAGCAACGGCGTCTCGCAGGCCGAAGCCGGGCCGGAGAACACCGTTGATGGATCGGGACTCAACGACCTCGACCAGCATTCGACGGTCAGCGGCGACATGTGGCAGGCCGGGCCCCCTGCGGAAGGCCCGCTGTGGATTCAGTACGAATTCGACAGGGTCTATCTGCTTCACGAGCTGCTCGTCTGGAACCACAACACGCAGTTCGAACTGCTGCTCGGCTTCGGAACCAAGGATGTCACCGTCGAATACTCGCTCGACGGGATCGACTGGATGACGCATGGCGACGTCCAGCTTGCTCAAGGCACGGCGGCGGCCACGTATACCTACAACACAACGGTCGATCTGAGCGGCGTTGTGGCGCAATACGTCCGGCTGATCGTCAACAGCGGTTACGGTGGGACGGGACAATACGGCCTGAGCGAAGTCCGGTTCACCTTCATTCCGGCGCACGCGCGGCAGCCGGAGCCGGCGGCCGGGACGGTCGATGTGGACGTCGATGCGACCCTGAGCTGGCGCGCCGGTCGTGACGCGATCGCGCACAACGTCTATCTCGGCACCGACCCGGCGAACCTGCCCCTGGCGGCAACCGTCGGCCAGCCGAGCTTCGTGCCCGACCTCGTCTTCGGCAACGTCTACTACTGGAAGGTCGACGCCGACGACGGCGACGCCGTCTGGGAAGGCGACCTGTGGAGCTTCACCACCGCCGAGTACGCCACCATCGACGATATGGAAAGCTACACCGACGACATCGACGCCGGTGAGACGATCTTCCAGACCTGGATTGACGGCTGGACCAACGACACCGGCTCGGTCGTCGGCTACACCGAGTCGCCGTTCGCCGAGAAGACGATCGTCCACGGCGGACGCCAGTCGATGCCGCTGGCGTACGACAATGGTGTGGCTCCGTTCTACTCGGAGATCTCGCGGACCTGGAACACCGCACAGGATTGGACCATCAACGGCGCCAAGACGCTGCGGCTGTACTTCCGCGGCGCCGAGACCAACGCGGCCGATACGCTCTACGTGGCGGTCGAAGACAGCACGGGCCGCGTCGCGGTCGCAACG encodes the following:
- a CDS encoding discoidin domain-containing protein, which encodes MSRQFVCAICSILLSAALVGAADVTPVIFVDFVGTLSGTDYTLGPREIDTTGTFAAHNGTEVVAAGLGILANADGSNQESFEFDASAFNRNATEFTGTAFVAEAVFTSSGPSGAMAPIMDIGGQCFIRFHDGLSAGCWNGSTEVVNNNIEPIPAVGQTHHYAIVYDGAQTITYYKDGAPIFQSDNGSPKEITRLISWGNIRHASVNGGRQLVGEYEAVAFSTFTGTFDPEKDFILPEGPMSRALAFAPDPAEEATDVPRDTVLRWMPGEFAVAHDVYLGTNRDDVNDAQRSDPRGVLVSQGQAGALYEPADAFEFGQTYYWRIDEVNAAPDNTIHKGLLWSFTAEPLAYPIPGVVATSNGVSQAEAGPENTVDGSGLNDLDQHSTVSGDMWQAGPPAEGPLWIQYEFDRVYLLHELLVWNHNTQFELLLGFGTKDVTVEYSLDGIDWMTHGDVQLAQGTAAATYTYNTTVDLSGVVAQYVRLIVNSGYGGTGQYGLSEVRFTFIPAHARQPEPAAGTVDVDVDATLSWRAGRDAIAHNVYLGTDPANLPLAATVGQPSFVPDLVFGNVYYWKVDADDGDAVWEGDLWSFTTAEYATIDDMESYTDDIDAGETIFQTWIDGWTNDTGSVVGYTESPFAEKTIVHGGRQSMPLAYDNGVAPFYSEISRTWNTAQDWTINGAKTLRLYFRGAETNAADTLYVAVEDSTGRVAVATYPNPDALTVAAWQAWTIPYSQLAGVNMARIETVTIGVGDRANPTAAGSGLLFLDDIGFGTPLAYHVPADVTGPGDVVQGVPNDGDWPGAETPELAIDNNVNTKFLHFKGDEGPSGIRVTPAVGPTAVTALTLTTANDTPGRDPVSFELYGSNDGIDGSYTLIAAGEIADFAAEAEWPRFTANATPIAFDNDVAYTSYQLLFPDIRGPVGGSVNSMQIAEIELIGVMAP